The following coding sequences lie in one Mycobacterium sp. Z3061 genomic window:
- a CDS encoding BTAD domain-containing putative transcriptional regulator encodes MTNSALGFGVLGPLQLLVNGVPVSVGAAKQRAVLAVLLIDRNRPVSVDSLIDAVWAGSPVPAARTSIQSHISNLRRLLRDGGADPVRVLASAPPGYQLNVADTDYDLGRFTAAKAAGVEAAAAGRFEEASSHLSTALAEWRGPVLDDLRDFDFVAPFATKLLEDKVAAHSARAEAEIACGRADAVIGELEALAAEHPYREPLWAQLITAYYVTERQSDALGAYRQLKTALAEGLGIDPGPTVSTLHERILRQEPIVIKQAAKSTRKRSRIDTRTTLSTSVVAALCDRFGHRYQLNGATTRIGRLADNDIVLDDNDVSRHHAVIADTGSGFVITDLRSTNGVEVRGELIRGSATLAHGDSVSIGGCEFVFEIRPA; translated from the coding sequence ATGACGAACTCGGCTCTCGGGTTTGGTGTGCTGGGCCCGCTGCAACTATTGGTGAACGGCGTACCGGTGTCCGTCGGTGCTGCCAAGCAGCGGGCAGTGCTGGCTGTGCTGTTGATCGATCGCAACCGGCCAGTGTCGGTTGACTCGTTGATCGACGCCGTGTGGGCCGGCTCCCCGGTGCCGGCGGCGCGCACCAGCATCCAGTCCCACATCTCCAACCTGAGGCGGCTGCTGCGTGACGGTGGCGCCGACCCGGTGCGGGTGCTGGCGAGCGCGCCCCCGGGCTACCAGCTGAACGTAGCCGACACCGACTACGACCTGGGCCGCTTCACCGCCGCCAAGGCCGCCGGCGTCGAGGCGGCCGCCGCGGGCCGGTTCGAGGAGGCCAGCAGTCACCTGTCCACGGCCCTGGCCGAATGGCGCGGCCCGGTGCTGGATGACCTGCGCGACTTCGACTTCGTCGCCCCGTTCGCCACGAAGCTCCTCGAGGACAAGGTCGCCGCGCACAGCGCGCGGGCGGAAGCCGAGATCGCCTGTGGGCGTGCCGACGCCGTGATCGGTGAGCTGGAGGCGCTCGCCGCCGAGCATCCGTACCGCGAGCCGCTGTGGGCCCAGCTCATCACCGCCTATTACGTCACCGAGCGGCAGTCCGACGCACTCGGTGCCTACCGGCAGTTGAAGACGGCGCTGGCCGAGGGGCTGGGGATCGATCCCGGGCCGACGGTCAGCACCCTGCACGAGCGGATCCTGCGCCAGGAACCGATCGTCATCAAGCAGGCTGCCAAGAGCACCCGTAAACGCAGTCGCATCGACACCAGGACCACGCTGTCGACGTCGGTCGTCGCGGCGCTGTGCGACCGATTCGGCCATCGGTACCAGCTCAACGGCGCGACCACCCGGATAGGTCGGCTGGCCGACAACGACATCGTGCTCGACGACAACGACGTCAGTCGCCACCACGCGGTCATCGCCGATACCGGGTCGGGTTTCGTGATCACCGATCTGCGCTCGACGAACGGTGTCGAAGTGCGGGGTGAACTGATCAGGGGCAGCGCCACGCTGGCCCACGGCGACAGCGTCAGCATCGGGGGATGCGAGTTCGTCTTCGAGATACGGCCTGCTTGA